ctacagagtctaagcaacgtCTAAAACGTggcagaccaattggttccaaagacaaacagcctcgaaaatccaagaaaggtgctggatccgagagcatcaaagaaaccgtccaggacatagaTGGATCGGTCGAGCCGACCAGAATGGTCAAGCCAAGCGTACTGAccacacccgatgatccggccgttcctcaaagtgaggtccgggacgctggACTTCATGGGACACAAGAGCCGGACaaccaagagatctctatagaccatgtaatgtctggaaaacaatggaacagaaaagatatcaacgttgatgatttatttgcatacaaggtagcacttgagatcatggataaagatgaggatctagaacccacgttcatacaagaatgcatgctaagatcagattggatcaaatggaaacaagctataaacgtggagttagaatcattgagaaagagaggcgtttttggccctataatcctgacacctagagatgtcaaaccagtgggatacaaatgggtctttgtaaggaagagaaacgagaaaggagaaatagtgagatacaaagcacagcttgtagcacaaggattctcacaaagaccaggaatagactatgaggaaacttattcccctgtggtggatgcaactacattgAGATACctaatcagtctggccgtgaaagaaaatattgatttgcgcctaatggatgtagtaactgcatacctatacggaccactggataatgaaatacatatgagagttccagagggtattgagctcaaagataagaaaggttctcgagaacaacattgcattaAGCTGAATAAAGCCTTATATGGCTTAAAGCAATCAGGTGGAATGTGGTACAACCGATTGTCCGAGTACCTAACcaaagagggttataagaatgatccaataagtccatgtatattcataaagaaattcgacaGCAAGGGCTATGTTATAATGTCTgtttatgtggacgacctgaatataataggaacctctggagagatttcccaaaccgtcgaatgtctaaagaaagaattcgaaatgaaagacttagggaaaactaagttctgtttgggattacagtttgaaTATAAAGCAAATGGCATCCTTGTGTATCAAGAAActtatacagaaaagatactcaagcaattcAATATGGACCAGGCACACCCCTTGCCGtgtcctatggtcgtgaggtccttagacctaGAAAAGGATCCATTCGGACCTAAGAAACCGGACGAGGAAGCACTCGGATCGGAAGTGCCTTACttaagtgccattggggccttaatgtacttagctagtcatactagaccggacataagctttgccgtgagcttactaTCTAGATTTGGTTCATGTCCGACCTTAAGACATtggaacggagtgaaacatctgttcaggtatctgcaaggaacaaaggaTCTCGATTTGTTCTACACCAACCGGCCAGGAGAGAACTtggtcggatatgcagatgctgggtacttatctgacccacaccaggctagatctcaaACAGGATACGTGTTTACACACAGTGGAGCCGCAATATGCTGGCGTTCTACAAAGCAATCCTTAGTTGCTACATCATCTAACcacgccgagatcatagccatgtatgaggcAAGCCGTGAGCTTgtttggttgaggaacatgaccagCCATGTCTTAAAAGAGAGTGGTCTGGCCGTGAGACAAGAGAAGGAGGAGCCAATGATCATCTACGAGGACAATGCAGCgtgcattgctcaactcaaggaaggatacatcaaaggagacaggacaaagcacatcctgcccaagttctttttcacccacgacttgcagaaggcaaaggaggttcaagtagttcaagtccgatccagcgacaactcagccgaccttttcaccaagtctctgccaacctcaacattcaagaagctggttcatcagataggtatgcgccggctgaaggatcttcagtgatgccttcatcaggagtagtgtcatgcgttgtactctttttcctgtctatggtttctattttttcccaccttgggtttttggttttcctagagaggttttaacgaggcaacatcgtgcatgatacgagcccatatggttctagcatccaagggggagtgttatgaacaatgtggattgctagtAACCAAATGGCCAAACCGTggcccatagagagagagagagtcggcggccCAAAGGGAGAGAGAGTGGCCGACCTTAGACTTAGGAtagtttccatttatctcttcatgtttatctttaagaggtttttcttttctttttaggaTAATGATTTGTACACTTTTCTTTTATCTGATTTTTAtaacccctatataagggaacactttggtTGAGTAATAAAACACACGATTTCCCCTACTGTTCACAACAAGttatgtggctacaaaaaacaCTTTCAAGTTATAAGAAAATGAGTTGGAAATGAAACGGTGTACTTGGTGTCATGTGAGTGTGGATGTGTGGATTCCACGTACTCGAGTCTTCGTGATAGTTACCAAATCGAATATTTTACGTCTCAGCGATTGGGGGAATTATATGCTTACACAAAATCCTTCTGACAAAGGCTGGCGTATGTATCACACCTTTTTTTACGTAGAAAATAATTCGtaaatataactaaataactTTAAGCTTTTAAATAGTTTTCAGCTTTATGTATGAATCACATACTTCTACCAAATTCGAGCTGAACCATGCATAATGTCGGGCGTCTATATCCACATCATTTTCTAATTTCTATCTTTTTTCTGAGAACTTTCattttctaatttcaattttttttttttttttttgataaagggcTTCTaatttctattgtttttttttttttttttttttttttttttgataactctggtatctgggcagccacagTCCCAACTATCCCTCCGTAGGGGGTCCAGCGCCCCAgcggaagggatgttaaatccgctgtggccGGGGCTCGAAGTCGTGATGGCATAACTATTGTTTTCATAACTTTATACCATAAACTTCTGTAATCATTAATCTTCAAAACAGTAATggttaacatatttattataattatttaattggaTCTTGGAAGCAAAGCTTGGTGTTGATCACTCAGTGCGCATTGCAAATTAGAAACATAGAGAAATTGGAGATTCGAGAATTTCAATACAAGAGATCTAGTTAATTATCTAAACATCAAAATGTTTGGACTATAAAATCTACGTAGAATGTGTGTCTATATATGTATAGACATAAATATTATACTCAAGATACTAAATGTTTTAGGGGTGGGTTTTAAGAAAAGACGCATTTTGATTAGAaatttgagaaagaaaaataaagaaagtggATGGGTCAAAAGTGTGGGTGCATTTTTGGGtagtaaagaaaaacaaatgtgAAAAAGAGAGGGCAACAAATCCAAATGGTCATCTAATCACCCTCCCGCAACTTCATTTCCACACACAACTTTTGGGCCTACACAAAGttcttgttttttgtttataggcatcttttttttcttgatgaaaatgGCGTTTGAGCAATATGGCAATCTCATTGGACTTGGAGTCTCTTATAAGTTATAAACTGCAGTGACGTGTGTAGTCCaagtcttgtttttttttcttagggcAACTTTATTTGGTCTTGCAACTCCAGCATTTTCATCGTCGGATTACTTTTCGGTATGTAGTTAAGCGATAACAATTCATGCGTATCAATATGTTAAATTATTGCTCTAATTTTAGATATATGTACAAACAATATTTCGTATGATGTTCCTACAGTTACTTATTCTCATATATTGATTACGTACATGacacatttatatataagaattttgAGGTTTTGGGTATCTCTTCTGGATCAATTGAGACACTAGAAATGATTACAAGTACAGCACATGACATATTTATCGAAAAGCAATTTTGTTTTCCAatgatcattttattttgattcttaTTCATTTAACCTGATTATTGAAGTTCGTGTAGGATCTCTATTTCTGTTACGTTCAAAGAAACTCAAGTTGCACTAGGATCTTTATTGCAAACCCTACATGAAGGTCTAAGCCTCACACCTGTAACAGACATTTAGGTACATTCTAACAATTTGTGTTATAACCGAGAGACCTGATTAAAGAAAAggatcatatattagtgaacaAAATTAAAGATACCTATAACCAGAGATTGAGTATATAAGTTTGATATGAGAGAGGAGCTGGGATGGTCCAAAACTATTTGGCTGAAAGTTTATTCCCAACAATTTGTGTGcacttttcctttttatttatttgtgtacCCATCATATATTATCAGCTTTAAACTGGTATTGAGCTTGTGATTCAGAGCCATgtcatattgttatttttatttggtttcaaCTTTTAGTAATAATGCGGGAATTTCAGTCTCCTAACATGTCTCATTTCACAGGGGCAACATGAGTCATCATTGGTATGTCCAATCTGCAACAAGGCTTCCGTAACATTTGATCCCTTCATGTACCTATCTTCAAAAATGCCatcaacatatataatatatcagaAATATATACAACTACTCTATCTACCACAATGTCTTTAGTGAAACTAGAACAGAGCCGTGGGGGACAAACGGTGCAACCGGTCCCCACGGTATTTTCATATGTAAGGGTCaactatttttcttatatatatgcatatttatatatagaaaaatttaaatattcactaaatttggttagaaaaagtaccaaaaatattttacatgtacataatttgttttcatcacaaattttataaacaaactgaatgataaattttttaaatatatcaaaattttagaCAAACATAAATCATGTTAagatcttaaattttttttttttgtctaggGGTCCAAATAAATGTTGAGCCGGTCCTAAATAGAAGTTATGCATTTTTGCAAACTATGTCTAAAGGCTGcagacaaaatcaaaataaaaaacaaagtaaGAAATTCAGAAGTAGAGAAACAGAATCGAACAACCATTTGGAGAACTAAAGCTGCTTGTAACTGACCTTGATATATGCGGTGTAGTGTTCACTTCCCATACGACCGTAATGTTGGTCAAAGCATATAGCTTATAGAGTTGTGGCCCAGAGAGAATTTTGTTTGGCTACATACCTTGTCAAATCTAAGTCCTGAATTGGGAAGTTCACGAGTGTTTCCAACTTGTGTTTCATGAATCTGATGTATGAGACTACTAGAGTCTCTTCCCGGCCCATGGCACAAGCTGAATAAACAATGGCCTAGGGCCCaaattgttttgtgaaattttaggcttagaaaaaacaaaaaaatttagatatattttttgtactATAGAAAAGGggcacattttttaaaaatcggaGTAGGGCCCTTTACTTGCTTGGGCCGTCGCGACTCTCTTTAGATGTATCACCAACAATTCAGGAAGCCTCATTCCATTGTGGACAGAACCTtcacacacaaaacaacacTGTGTATTGAAATAGACTAGCCACGAAACATATTAAACTTAACTAAAAGGAAAAGCCAATACACTGAGAATCATACTTCAAAGAGCACTTGAGGCTACTAACCTCTTCACGTTTCAGCTCTTCACTTTGCTTCAAGGAACAAGCACTTGATAATGCATGCATCAAGCCTCTGGCGCTGCAACGTCCCTGCTTGTcccttcatttttttgtttcatctaAAATCTTGTTTTTAAAAATGGCCCTACAGTTAAATTTAGagaatttattttgaatatacaGTAAGACCGCAGTCTTTCTGCGGCCCctactaaatttttattaatttaattggtTAGTAATTGTTAGTGTTTGGTACTTTTGACCtgtattataattaaaaactaggAGTTTTCCTACGCCATGCGCAGAAATAGTAATTTtaacataacattttttatttcaaaaaaaaattttgatttatatttcaactttattaatttatatttcaacttcaatagttataaaaaattataaacatatttttgtaatcttatttcttttgatttggtataaatatttaaattttattttatttaaattttaataaagataaaattagattttataaaaatagttttaattatattagtgtgtttaatgattatttattttaaatatatatatatatatatattcccatctaattttaaatatatacatatatatatttacatataaatataaattctaataaattttaaattctgtttgttttagttaaactgataaatctttttgttaatttaaataatgaagatgaacaaataaatttaaataatgtttaaatatttaactatcaattttttttggattagtgttactttatttagtttatttttattaatgtgagatacatatatacgtatatattattattttaattgggATATATGaattactaatatatttaatagtttaccataaataaatatttatatggaaaattgacattaatgatgatatatgagttatttttgttaccatatttaaaatctctgcaaaaaaatttaaatttttataaggaaaTTTTACATCTCACAATTAATATGATGCCATGTCactattttttaaaaccatGTCATCAATTATAAGTGCCATGTCATCTTTTTTTCAGCGAGAATGATTGTAGTGACGACATGTGtataaatcacttcgcaaatatagtctaggggattattattttaattgggATATATGaattactaatatatttaatagtttaccataaataaatatttatatggaaaattgacattaatgatgatatatgagttatttttgttaccatatttaaaatctctgcaaaaaaatttaaatttttataaggaaaTTTTACATCTCACAATTAATATGATGCCATGTCactattttttaaaaccatGTCATCAATTATAAGTGCCATGTCATCTTTTTTTCAGCGAGAATGATTGTAGTGACGACATGTGtataaatcacttcgcaaatatagtctaggggataaTTAAACATATACCAAACAAAACTACccaaaagaatataaaaataataaaaaaaggtaAGAGAACACATGTCAGCGAGGAATCGAACTCAGGTCTCATTAGAGAGAATCTTCAGAGAAAACGCGAAGACGACGAAAAGACAGAGAAAGAGCGCAGAGActaaagacgaagaagaagaagaagattgtgaTTCTCACTCTTCTTCAATGGAAGGTTCGTTACTTTCTTCTTCATACCCCTTCTCAGATTCCGTTTCGAAAACCCTAGATTCAATCAATCCCTAAATCTGATCTCGATTGAATCGATAGCTTAGTGATAAGACTCAATACGAATCGAATTCAATTCAATTTGATTcgattttaaaaaaagtttcctACTTTAATACAGCTAAATCATCTCCAGACCTAGAATCAATCGGGTCTGGTACAACTACGAAGCGATCATCGGGAAGCAGATCTCGTATACGACGAGACTTCCTCACCAGGTTCACTGACAGTGAGCGTTTCACTGAGAATCTCCAAGATTGGTTCGGTTCAGTATCAGAGAACGATAAAATTAAACCGGTCTTTGAACCTCCTTTCGAGCTCGTTGAGCTGCAAAAGTTCGACTACGCACTAGAAGGAGTCTCTTTCCAGCAGCTGACTCGTATGCCAAACGCTGTCTACGCATCAACATCCACTTCAGTGGAAGCAAACGCTTATCTAGCGGTAGAGGATTTCTTGCACGCCGCGGTTAAGAGCCTCTGGGAGGCGTTTTGGAGTAGTCAGGaggaggagcctgttcctttctCCGTTGGGTGTTTGTTTAGTGAGAATCTTAAGTTTTATCAGGCTGAGAAGGCTTTAGCTCTTGGGAGGCTTGATGGTCTCTCTGCGACAGGTGTGTTGCTGAAGAATCCGAGGCATCCTCATGGGAAGTGGGATCACGTTCTTGAACTCGCTCTGCTAAGGCCTGAAGTTGGAAGTCGTCAGCCTTCGTTGCCTGTACTAGGAGAAGCTCTTTTCTATGCTCTCCGTGTGCTTATCTCAAGAAGTGTGAGCCGGTTGGATTTTTCTCAGAGCGCAAACTGTGTGTTCGTTCTTTTGGTTGATTTGCAATATGGGGGAGTTGTGAAAGTGGAAGGGGATGTGAGTaagcttgattttgatgttAATAATGTTTATGACTGCGCTGCGGATTGGATAAAGAACCATTCGAAGATCTCTGTGTCTCCTATTGATAGGATATGGAACAAGCTTGGGAATGCTAACTGGAGAGACATTGGTGCTTTGCAAGTGGTTTTCGCCACTTACCATAGTATAGTGCAGTATTTTGGGCCGCCTAGGCACTCTATTGAAGACCTAGCTGCTGACCATAGCTCTCGCGTTCACTCTAGAAGACAAGAGAGGCAGTTGGGGGACACTGGTCTTAATGAGAACGGTATGTTTAGGCTCCAGCAGAGAACCATGTCTCCTGAAATCgtggaagttcatgaagaagaGTCAAGTAAAATTGAGCCTGAACCGTTGATGAAACTTGAAGTAGGATCGGTTTTGTGGTTGGAGGATTCAAACTATCAAAAAGGGTATCAGATTAACCAAGTGTTGACCAACGGTACACTTCCTTATCATATCGCATCACCGGTGGATGAAGCAGGGAAGTCTGTGTTTCTCTACGTTGGTTCTCCTCCTTCGCAGCTAGAGCCAGCTTTGGAAGACATGAACTTGTGGTATCAGGTGCAAAGACAAACTAAAATGCTAAGTATTATGAGACAGAGAGGACTTTCTAGCAAGTACTTGCCGCAGCTCCACGGTTCTGGTCGGATTATTCACCCAGGGCAATGTCAAAAACCAAGCTCAGGCGGACGGTGTGATCATCCCTGGTGCGGAACTCCCATTCTCGTGACCACTCCCGTTGGCGAGACAGTATCTGATATGGTAAACGAAGGGAGGTTTGGTCCAGAAGAAGCTATTAGATGTTGCCATGATTGCTTATCTGcactctcttcctcctcttcagcTGGTATTCGCCACGGAGACATCCGTCCAGAGAACGTAGTCTATGTCACTTCTGGTGTGAGACAACCTTACTTTGTACTAATAGGTTGGGGTCACGCGGTGCTTGAGGATAGAGATAGACCTGCAATGAATCTTCACTTCTCCTCGACCTACGCACTCCAGGAAGGGAAGCTTTGCGCTGCATCAGACGCAGAGAGCTTGATATACATGCTTTATTTCTGTTTTGGAGACTTGCCTGATTTGGATTCAGTTGAAGGAGCTCTTCAATGGAGAGAGACCTCTTGGTCGAAAAGATTGATTCAGCAGAAGCTAGGCGATGTCTCAACCATTTTGAAAGCGTTTTCTGACTACGTTGATAGTCTATGTGGGACACCGTATCCTTTAGATTATGGGATATggttgagaagattgaagaggaATCTTTCAGAAGATCACGGAAAAGAAATTGAAACTTCAGGCTAATGGGGATGTATAAACTTTCGATTCCTTTTGAACATTCTTTCAGGTGCTCTCTGCTTTAACCTGTCCGAGACTGGAAAGCTTCACGATGAGACGTATCCTTGGGTTTTGCCAAGTTTGGGTAGTTTGGACCTTGTTCTGTTCTTTTTGTACATGATCTTCTAAATGGAGTAGATTCTGTGTTTACCTTGTTCTGTTCCTTTTcgtcattattattattatctccaAGAGTGGTTCTCTATTATTATTGTAATTGAGTATTGTAAAGATGAGAGCTTTTGTTCCCATTTTGTGCTTTCTTAACCTAAATCCAACCATGATTCTGTTTCGGCGTGCGTTGTTTATGATATATAGTGTATACTTATGAGTGAAGGACATAACCCAGTGGTGGTAACTATAACCTCAACGGTTTTTAGCGATTATATCATCAATGTTCAACCGTAATCAGGCAAAAATTCATTCCTTGTATTTTTGGTATGCTTTCTTGAGCCGAATGTAATGGTAGCCTGgtcaacatatttttttgtatatattgatTCGGCTTTAAAAATATCTTGATTCGACTTGACATATATTGTTCCTTGTAAAACTCT
This region of Brassica napus cultivar Da-Ae chromosome C5, Da-Ae, whole genome shotgun sequence genomic DNA includes:
- the LOC106352771 gene encoding uncharacterized protein LOC106352771, which encodes MSARNRTQVSLERIFRENAKTTKRQRKSAETKDEEEEEDCDSHSSSMEAKSSPDLESIGSGTTTKRSSGSRSRIRRDFLTRFTDSERFTENLQDWFGSVSENDKIKPVFEPPFELVELQKFDYALEGVSFQQLTRMPNAVYASTSTSVEANAYLAVEDFLHAAVKSLWEAFWSSQEEEPVPFSVGCLFSENLKFYQAEKALALGRLDGLSATGVLLKNPRHPHGKWDHVLELALLRPEVGSRQPSLPVLGEALFYALRVLISRSVSRLDFSQSANCVFVLLVDLQYGGVVKVEGDVSKLDFDVNNVYDCAADWIKNHSKISVSPIDRIWNKLGNANWRDIGALQVVFATYHSIVQYFGPPRHSIEDLAADHSSRVHSRRQERQLGDTGLNENGMFRLQQRTMSPEIVEVHEEESSKIEPEPLMKLEVGSVLWLEDSNYQKGYQINQVLTNGTLPYHIASPVDEAGKSVFLYVGSPPSQLEPALEDMNLWYQVQRQTKMLSIMRQRGLSSKYLPQLHGSGRIIHPGQCQKPSSGGRCDHPWCGTPILVTTPVGETVSDMVNEGRFGPEEAIRCCHDCLSALSSSSSAGIRHGDIRPENVVYVTSGVRQPYFVLIGWGHAVLEDRDRPAMNLHFSSTYALQEGKLCAASDAESLIYMLYFCFGDLPDLDSVEGALQWRETSWSKRLIQQKLGDVSTILKAFSDYVDSLCGTPYPLDYGIWLRRLKRNLSEDHGKEIETSG